In a single window of the Bacillus mycoides genome:
- a CDS encoding ring-cleaving dioxygenase, giving the protein MYIIPGHHHISMVTKNAKTNNNFYRDVLGLRRVKKTVNQDNPFMYHLFYGDLTGSAGTELSFFEMPNVGRTIRGTNAITQIGLLVPSIESLTFWKRRFESLQVAHGEITTYAGRDALHFEDPDGLRLVLLNNKDEEVPEYWTAWDESSVEQNHRILGMGTVEMTVRSLNKLSKTLTGLFSYKEVSRSDDEGIYQSIDGQSFGEILVKQQDGESERPGKGSIHHLAIRVKNDEELSYWNEAVKDKGFQSTGIIDRFYFKSLYFRESNGILFEIATDGPGFTVDSTVEELGKELDLPPFLEERRKEIEEKLIPLY; this is encoded by the coding sequence ATGTATATAATTCCAGGACATCACCACATTTCTATGGTGACTAAAAATGCGAAAACAAATAATAATTTTTATCGAGATGTTTTAGGGTTACGCCGGGTGAAAAAGACAGTCAATCAAGATAATCCATTTATGTATCATTTGTTTTATGGTGATTTAACAGGGAGTGCCGGAACTGAATTATCATTTTTTGAAATGCCGAATGTAGGTAGAACAATCCGTGGTACAAATGCAATAACACAAATAGGCTTGCTCGTACCTTCAATAGAAAGTCTTACATTTTGGAAGAGACGTTTTGAGTCACTCCAGGTGGCGCATGGGGAAATTACAACTTACGCCGGAAGAGACGCACTGCACTTTGAAGATCCAGATGGTCTACGGTTAGTGCTGTTAAATAATAAAGATGAAGAGGTGCCTGAATATTGGACTGCATGGGATGAATCTTCTGTAGAGCAGAATCATCGTATTTTAGGCATGGGAACAGTTGAAATGACAGTGCGCAGTTTAAATAAATTATCAAAAACATTAACAGGTTTGTTTAGTTATAAAGAAGTATCTCGTTCAGACGATGAGGGGATTTATCAATCTATCGATGGTCAATCTTTTGGAGAAATTTTGGTGAAACAGCAAGATGGAGAGAGTGAAAGACCAGGAAAAGGAAGTATTCATCATTTAGCTATTCGTGTGAAAAATGATGAAGAACTGAGTTATTGGAATGAAGCGGTGAAAGATAAAGGGTTCCAATCAACAGGGATTATCGATCGCTTTTATTTTAAAAGTTTATATTTCCGTGAGTCAAATGGCATTTTATTTGAGATTGCAACGGATGGACCAGGATTTACAGTAGATTCAACAGTTGAAGAATTAGGAAAAGAGCTGGATTTACCACCATTTTTAGAAGAGAGAAGAAAAGAGATTGAAGAGAAATTAATACCGCTTTATTAA
- a CDS encoding tautomerase family protein gives MPFVNVYYHEDILNKEELKKIGECIHLALIEHFNIPENDYFQIFLPYQQNQFLYNPYYLLERGEMRTENMIHVSITCGPGRTVQQKKGLYQSISFEISACSNVKVTDIFITLHETAAENWSFGQGMAQLVKMKGAK, from the coding sequence ATGCCTTTTGTGAACGTTTATTATCATGAAGATATATTAAATAAAGAAGAGTTGAAAAAGATAGGTGAATGTATCCATCTTGCATTAATTGAACATTTTAACATCCCTGAAAATGATTATTTTCAAATATTTTTACCTTATCAACAAAATCAATTTTTGTATAATCCATATTATTTGTTGGAAAGAGGAGAAATGAGAACTGAGAATATGATTCATGTTTCTATTACATGTGGACCTGGAAGAACAGTGCAACAGAAAAAAGGTTTGTATCAATCTATATCCTTTGAAATTTCAGCATGTTCTAATGTGAAAGTTACTGACATTTTTATTACATTACATGAGACAGCTGCTGAAAACTGGTCATTTGGTCAAGGGATGGCACAATTGGTAAAAATGAAGGGAGCAAAATGA
- a CDS encoding carboxymuconolactone decarboxylase family protein, translating to MMNEPIEFYIPKKMREIAPVFSHYSEEILFEEVWRDATLTLRERSLCTLSALISLGNTEQLSFHLKLAKQNGIMENELIALITHMAFYVGWPKAVAALNIAMNEMES from the coding sequence ATGATGAATGAACCAATTGAATTTTATATTCCAAAGAAAATGAGAGAAATAGCACCTGTATTTTCTCATTATAGTGAAGAGATATTATTTGAGGAAGTGTGGCGGGATGCCACTTTAACATTAAGAGAAAGAAGCTTATGTACATTGTCGGCACTAATCAGTCTTGGTAATACAGAACAATTATCATTTCATCTGAAGCTAGCTAAACAAAATGGGATAATGGAGAATGAATTAATTGCATTAATAACACATATGGCTTTTTATGTTGGTTGGCCAAAAGCTGTGGCAGCTTTAAATATAGCAATGAATGAAATGGAAAGTTAA
- a CDS encoding MarR family winged helix-turn-helix transcriptional regulator codes for MRENTIGSLIWLRLIRFTNQSNQMSNEFLKRFDLTTAQFDVLLQIRTYQPLTQMELAEQVTVTQGGISRMLTRLEKEGYIIRKQDWKTKTISLTEQGEAALERALPEQLAFQSSFFDDVLNEEEQKILYELMSKVHKHSEKKELPNE; via the coding sequence ATGCGTGAAAATACGATAGGATCGTTAATATGGCTACGTTTAATACGATTTACGAACCAAAGTAATCAAATGTCAAATGAGTTTTTAAAACGTTTTGATTTAACAACAGCACAATTTGATGTGCTTTTGCAAATACGGACTTATCAGCCATTAACACAAATGGAGTTAGCAGAACAGGTTACCGTTACACAAGGTGGTATTTCTCGAATGTTAACACGTCTTGAAAAAGAAGGATATATTATACGAAAACAAGATTGGAAAACGAAAACAATTAGTCTTACAGAGCAAGGGGAAGCGGCTTTAGAAAGAGCATTGCCAGAGCAACTTGCATTTCAATCATCATTTTTTGATGATGTATTAAATGAAGAAGAGCAGAAAATACTATACGAGTTGATGTCAAAAGTTCATAAGCATAGTGAAAAAAAAGAATTACCGAATGAGTAA
- a CDS encoding LLM class flavin-dependent oxidoreductase — MEKYRIDTSKGIEFGLYSIGDHILNPHNGSKISAEKRIHELIETAKLADEAGIDVFAVGESHQAHFTTQAHTVILGAIAQATKNIKIASSATVLSTSDPVRVYEDFATIDLISNGRAEIVAGRGSRIGGYSLLGYDVNYYEELFEEKMDLLLKINKEESVTWKGQFRTPLEHAAIIPRAKNNNMPIWRAVGGPPASAIKAGRAGVPMMLTTLGGPAVNFKVSVDAYREAAEQSGFDPATLPIATTSLFYTAENSQDALSEYYPHINAGMLALRGGGYPKQQFTNAVDHRDALMIGSPQQIIEKMLYQYELFGQQRFMAQIDFGGVPFDKIEKNIELIATEIMPAVRKYATKE; from the coding sequence ATGGAAAAATACCGTATTGATACAAGTAAGGGAATTGAATTTGGATTATATTCAATTGGAGATCATATTTTAAATCCGCATAATGGTTCGAAAATAAGTGCAGAAAAAAGAATTCATGAACTAATTGAAACAGCTAAGTTAGCAGATGAAGCTGGAATTGATGTGTTTGCTGTCGGTGAAAGTCATCAAGCGCATTTTACAACGCAAGCTCATACAGTTATTTTAGGAGCTATTGCACAAGCTACGAAAAACATTAAAATCGCGAGTTCTGCAACAGTATTAAGCACGTCAGATCCGGTTCGTGTATATGAGGATTTTGCCACAATTGATTTAATTTCTAATGGTCGTGCTGAAATCGTTGCTGGTCGTGGATCTCGTATTGGGGGATATAGTTTACTTGGTTACGATGTAAATTATTATGAAGAACTATTTGAAGAGAAGATGGATCTTTTATTAAAAATAAATAAAGAAGAAAGTGTAACATGGAAAGGGCAGTTTAGAACGCCACTTGAACATGCGGCAATTATACCGAGAGCTAAAAATAACAATATGCCAATTTGGCGTGCTGTTGGAGGGCCACCTGCTAGTGCAATTAAGGCAGGACGCGCAGGTGTACCAATGATGCTTACGACACTTGGTGGCCCAGCTGTTAATTTTAAAGTTTCGGTTGATGCATATCGTGAAGCAGCTGAGCAAAGTGGTTTTGATCCAGCAACATTACCAATTGCAACAACAAGTTTATTTTATACAGCAGAAAATTCACAAGATGCACTTAGTGAATATTATCCTCATATTAATGCTGGTATGCTTGCGCTACGCGGTGGTGGGTATCCAAAACAACAATTTACTAACGCAGTAGATCACCGTGATGCGTTAATGATTGGTAGCCCGCAACAAATTATTGAAAAAATGCTTTATCAATATGAATTATTTGGACAGCAACGTTTTATGGCACAGATTGATTTTGGCGGTGTACCATTTGATAAGATTGAGAAAAACATTGAATTAATTGCTACCGAAATTATGCCGGCTGTTAGAAAATATGCAACGAAAGAATGA